CTCAGAGGGCTTTCAACATTGAGCATTCGTTCGCTGGCGAGTGACAACAATACGACCATGAATGGCGGACGAATGCCAGGGAGGCATCGGTTATCGCCGCCTTGTTAATATGCTTAAATAAAATGTTAAGTATGAGTCGTCCATCCGCTCCTGTTACACTTTTCTGTTTTCGGATAGGGCGAACTGGGCGCATCGTTTTATTTGGCCTTTGACTCTCACCTTACCTTCTCGATAACGGTGTATGCTCCGTCACGCACTGAGATCAGTACAACGCATTTTAACCCCAAGCCCTATTGTGTACCCACGCCTACAAAGAACGTACGCAGCAATGTCCGCTGAAGAAACCAAGGTCCCTTCTCAAGAATCCTTGCCCGTAGAGGAGATCAACCCCGCCGGCCCGCAACCAGCAATCGCTACCGAGGGTGCCGCTGAAAAATCGAAGAAGGGCGGTGAGTAACATAAATGTAGATGTAAATAGTCGCTGAATATACATTGTAtagccaagaaggaggccAAACGACTTGAAAAGCTCGCCAAAGCTGCCACCAAGACTTCCGCTGCACAATCTCAGGCccccaagaaggaaaaggctgagaagaaggagaagaaagccGAAGTTCCTGCTGAAGCTTGGGTTGACACGACTCCcaagggcgagaagaaaggTTAGTGGTCTTGTGTGATCGTGGCAATGTTCAAGCTAATGTAATTGATTAGATGTCTCTGGTAACTTCCCCTCTGGCTATGACCCTATTCAGGTCGAGGCTGCCCATTATGATTGGTGGAATGCCAAGGGGTTTTTCAAGCCTCGTTACGGCGCCGATGGAAAGCCCTTGGACAAGGGAACTTTCTGTATcactttccctcctcccaatGTTACCGGTAATTTGCACATTGGTCATGCTTTGACCGTCTCCTTGCAGGACGCTTTAATCCGTTGGTGAGTATTCTGATGTTGATCATGTCACAAACTAACTTTTTTTTAGGAAGAGAATGCAGGGTCAAACTGTCCTTTATCTTCCCGGATATGACCACGCGGGTATTGCTACACAAGCAGTCGTTGAGCAACGTCTTATGAAGACTGAGGGTCACTCTAGACATCATTACGGCCGAGAAAAGTTCCTTGAGAAGGTttgggaatggaaggaCCAATACCAGGGCAAGATTACCAACCAGATGACTCGTTTAGGTGGTTCTTTCGATTGGGACAAGGTGGCGTTCACCATGGACGACGTGAGAAGTAGACGACTGTTCCAGAAGGACCAAGCTGACAGAGTTTCTTCTAGAACTTGAGTACCGCCGTTAGAGAAGCATTCGTTCAAATGCACGAAAAAGGTCTGCTTTACAGAGCTAACCGACTGGTGAACTGGTGTGTTTACCTTAACACCTCTCTTTCCAACCTCGAGGTAGGTTCTCTCTTCACCGAAGTTTCAATTTTCCGCTAATTTGCAATCCGTATTAGGTCGATCAACTTCACCTTACTGGCCGAACCCTTCTCAATGTCAAGGGCTACGATGCCAAAGAGCGTTTCGAATTCGGTGTCATCACTTCTTTCGCTTACCCCATCGAGAACTCTGATGAACGTATCATCGTCGCTACTACCCGTCCTGAAACTATGCTTGGTGATACCGCCATTGCTGTGCACCCTGATGACCCTCGCTACACTCATCTTCACGGCAAGTTTGCAGTTCATCCTTTCAACGGCAGAAGGATTCCCATCGTCACAGATGCCATTACTGTCGACATGGAGTTCGGTACCGGTGCCGTCAAGATCACCCCTGCTCATGACCCTAATGACTTTGAGTGCGGTATGAGGAACAACCTTGAATTCATCAGCCTGATGAACGACGACGGTACCTACAACGAGAACGCAGGTCCTTACAAGGTCAGTTTATGATGTTGCCGTGACTCACTGGATGTGCTGATAAGGGAAATAGGGAATGAAACGATTCCATGTTCGAAACGCCATCGTCAAGGACCTTAAGGAGAAGGGACTGTACGTCGAGCAAAAGGACAACGAGATGCAAATCCCCATCTGCTCGTGAGTGTTTGTTCTACTTTGCATTTGGGCCGGGATTAATTTGAGTATCAGTCGATCTGGCGACGTCGTCGAACAAATCATCAAGCCTCAATGGTGGATCAGCTGCAAACCTCTTGCCGAGGATGCTCTCAAGGTGAATCGCTTGTATTTTTCGTCGGTTTCTCATCTAAACCAAACTCCATAGCGAACCCGTGCGGGCGAACTCGAGATTAAGCCGAAGACGTCTGCCGGCGACTGGGTACGATGGATGGAGAACATGCAGGATTGGTGTATCTCCCGTCAGCTCTGGTGGGGTCACAGATGTCCTGCTTGGTTGCTCAAATTTGAGGGCGAGTCTCCCGACGTGCGTCTGgattctttcttcttctcgttaAAAAAAGTCTGATGTCTTAAATATTATAGACTTCTGACGACAAGAACTGGATCGTTGCACGAactgaggaagaggctcAGGAAAAGGCGAAGGCCCGTGCTAACGGCAAGAACTTTATCTTGGAGCAAGATGATGACGTGCTTGACACCTGGTTCTCTTCCGGTCTCTGGCCTTTCTCCACTATGGGGTGGCCCAACAAGGTATGCGTATCCAAGCTTAGGAGAGAATGATGACTAACATAAAGAAAGACACCCGACATGGAGCATTTCTACCCCAACTCCATCCTCGAAACTGGTTGGGacattctcttcttctgggtTGCGCGTATGGTCTTCTTCGGTAACACCCTTACCAACGTCATGCCCTTCAAGGAAGTCTACTGCCACCCCATGGTCCGAGATGCCTATGGCCGAAAGATGTCCAAGTCTTTGGGTAACGTCATTGATCCTCTGGACGTGATCACTGGCcagaagctggagaagCTGCACAACGACTTGAGGATGGGCAACCTTCCCGAGAAGGAAATCTTGAAGGCTGAGGAAGGCCAGAAGAAATTGTACCCCAAGGGTATTCCTCAATGTGGTACCGACGCCTTGAGATTTACTTTGTGTAACTACACATCTGGTGGTCGAGATATCAACATGGACATTGGTCGTGTGGAAGGTTACAGGAAGTTCTGCAACAAGCTCTGGAACGCGACCAAGTTCTGTCTCTTCCGAATGGACCTTGTCGATTTGCAGGGTGTCAGGCAGACAAGTGCTTTCGTCCCCAATGCGTCTCACTTGCCCACTGGCAAGGAAGGTCTTGTCGAAAAGTGGCTTTTCCACAAGCTCAACCTCGCCAGCGCCGCTATTTCGGACGCCCTCGAAAACCGGGACTTCTCTGAAGCTTCTACTGTCGCCTACCAATACTTCCTTAACGATCTCTGTGACGTCTATATTGAGGCTACCAAGCCCATCTTCGAGGCCAACTCTGATCCTGCTGCCAAGCTCTCCGCCCAAAACACTCTCTATACATGTTTGGAAGCTGGTCTCAAGTTGTTGCACCCCTTCATGCCTTATGTGACTGAAGACTTGTGGCAGCGTTTGCCTAGGAGGGAAGGTGACTCTTGTGAAACCATCATGTTGGCTCCTTTCCCCGAGAAGATCCCAGAACAAGAGTTCCCCGCAGAAGTTGCTAGCTTTGACCTCGTTGTTGACTGTATCAAGTCTGCTCGTTCGGTCATTGGTCTTTACAATCTCCCCACCAACGGCAAGACTCCCGAAGACAAGATCACTGTGATCATTCAGGCCCGTAACGCCGAGCAACTCGAGTTGTTGAAGTCTGTGGAGACTGTGATTGTTGGTTTGACAAAGGGTTGCGGTAAGGTTGAGTGGATTCAGGAGGACAGCGAGATTCCTCGAGGCTGTGGTACTGAAGTCGTTACTACCGACATCAGTGTACACATTCCTGTCCAGGTACGTCATCTTTCAGTTATAGAAGCAACTGGGTCGGTACCCCGCTGACATATCTTTGTTCCTTTTTCTTACAGGGCAAGGTCGACGCTGCTTCTGAGATTGATaagctcgagaagaagtcCATTGTAGTCGAGGGACAAAAGGCCAAGCTGCAAAAGGTCATTCAACAACCCAATTACGAGAAGACTGTCAAGGAAGACGTGAGGCAGCAGAACGacgagaagatggaaaagatcGAGGTTGAAATCGAAGCGCTTAGGATGGCCATTGAGAGGTTCAAGGGTCTTTTGTAGATAGGTTAGAGATCGGAGGAGTGTGAAATGCACGAGACTGTTCCCAAATACAACTGCTTGATTCTTATACGCGCAATATGCCAGATGTCGAGTAGTCTACGTAGTAATCCTTTATATGGTTTCACCCGAACACATTTTTTGCGTTTTGCGTTTCGTACCCAAGGACTCGCGCGCCTATCCGCGCCTGTCTGTTTTAAggttgttcttcttctcaggGTCGTGTTCATGGAGCAACGTCACCGGGTTGTAGTTAGCGCGCGTAGTGAGAGGAAACGAAAGGGTGAAGGGTGATTCATCTCACGCTCGACGCTCATCCTTAGATCCTTTGCCCGGCTATGACTATACTTAGTTCTCCGGCGTAGCCTGCACAACACCCTTTGCTGTACAGTTGACTGGATTCTTCGTCAGTTTcttgaccttcttccttcgtccttccttcctctgctcCATCCTCGCCACCCACGCACTCTTGAACGAGCCTGCGACGCCCTCGGCCTCACAGCAACTTTCGGACAATCTGCCTCGTGAGTAGCTGTAGCCGTAACAAACTCGGTCGTCCGTCACTCAGTCGCATTGTCTGGTATCTTGCAGAATCCCCCAGCGGCAGGAGCACTCCTTCCTGCTTGACCTTCACTCTGGCATCCTCGAGGCCCGTGTTTTTTGATCAGCGGCCATTTCCCAGCATAGCTTGAGCTAGTCCGAGCATTCTTTCTCCTGCCATTCCCCATACATCATGGGCAACACTCCCTCCTCACATGCAGCCCCTCCCCCATCGTCGTCTACCAACACCGCCTCTGCCTCGGAACGGGAAAGAGCCTCGTCTTCTGCTCAACCCATCAACCCTTCGACTGCGGGGAGAATACAGCGCCCTTCAGTCAGCTTCCACTCTGGTCTTACTCCTCCCACGTCTccaccctctcctcctcccccatcCACCCCACCCCTCTTGCCCTATGCAGGCCATCTCTCGCCACAAAACCCCCACTGTCTCTCCCATCCTCAGGCACATGACTACTCCAAATCTGCCGTCACTAAACTAATCCTAGACGGCAAACTCGCCCCCTTCTATCGCGGATTGGAAGATTTTGAGGAGGATTGGACAGAAGAGGACATCGGTCGTATACTGACGGAAACGAGAGAGAAAGACTATGCCGAAGGTGTAGCGAATAGCTATACCGAGCgtgcaaaagaagagagagaagggggTTCCAGTATCGGAAACGTGACCAAGAAAATGGGGATTCACAAGAGCAAAGagttgagaagagaaggagagaaggaagaaagggagaggagagagcgaAGAGCTTATCTCAACGCTGTAGAGTGTCCTATTTGTTTCCTTGTGAGTACAGCTTTACCCCGTATTTTCTCTGTTTGCTAATTTCTGGCTATAGAGCTACCCTCCCAATATTAACACTTCTCGATGCTGCCAACAGCCTGTCTGCACAGAGTGTTTTGTTCAGATCAAACGCTCTGAGCCCACAATAACGCATCTCGAGTCTGAGCCTGCTTGTTGTCCGTTCTGCGTAGAGGCCGATTTTGGAGTCATCTATGAGCGACCTCCTACCCCCATGTCAAGTCTATCTAGTACTGCTTTAGCCACTTCGCCGGCCGAAGCGGGTACCCCAAGCTTCGGTCAGGCGTTCAGCGTGGGTTCAGATGCCGAACTAGCCGTTGGGCCGGGCATGAACCCCATCCAAAAGGAGACTatcagaaggaagagcgtTAGCTCTAAGGCTAAGGAAGTTGTGACCATCGATGAGATTAGACCTGATTGGGAACACAAGTTGAACAGTGTCAAAGCTGCAGCGGCTCGGCGAGCGTCAAGGAGGATTATCATGCGTCAAGTCGGAGACAGACTTGTTCCGATTGGGTATACTTCGTCGCGGGCCCCTGGTACTGCTGATTTTAGCATGTCTGTGCCTCAGATCCAGAATAGTGTTCAAAGTGGAGCCGATGAGAGCGGGTCTAACCCCCGTAGATCGTCAAGACGACGTGGATCTAATAGGGAAAGGGATATAGAAGAGGCAAGTCATTCTTTTGCCGATTTCTGAGAAGATGCTGATAATTAGTAGCTGATGATTATGGAGGCCATGCGACTCTCTCTCCTCGATCACGAAGAGCATCAGCGAAGGCAAGCTGATGATCTTCGCAATAACTCTACTACTTCCAATGTTGCTCCGTCCACCCCTCCTTCAGATGCTCCTGCCAACACCAGCACAGTCGTACAGAGCCCTGGCCCACCTCCTGGTCCTAGCACAGCAGCAGCGTTCGCTGCGACAGCCCCATCTACATCATCGCCCACTGAGTCTCCCCGTCGGCTGTCAGGACAGTCCGACAAGCAATCAGGCGCTTCTAAACTACTTTCCAAGTTCAGTAATGTCCGCGCGAGAGCCAACTCATCGGCGTCATCAAAAGGACTCGGAAGTGGCGACTTCAAAAACACATTTGGGAGAACAAGGGACAATTCCGGTGGTACGCAGACTTTAAGTTCGTCACCGGCTTTGGTTGCCACACAAACATCTGCTTCCGCGTCTACTTCCAACTCCGCGGGTAGCTCCGCTGCACCTAGTCCGATTCCCTCAATCAGCCCCTTGGCTACGACCCATACCCAACCCCTGAACAAAACATCTGTTCCTACACATTCCAGTGGTCTAAGCCTGACGACATCGGTGCCTGCGGCGCCGATAACGACACTTGCTAGTCCTGGTGCATCGGGGCAAAATACCGGCGAGGCTGATCTGTTGGGTGGTCCCAGTGCGCCGATAACACAGGCGGATGCACCGGTTGGATTACCTCATTTAAGCGCCGACATGCCCACTCTTATTCCCGATGCCCCAGGTGACCGTGCAGCCACGGCTTTCACGAGCGTGGTGCTTCCCGAAGGTGATCCTGGGACTGCTCTTCCAAACTCTGATACGGCACCGCCTCCATCAACTCTATCAGATTCCTCAGCCCCGACATCTCGGGTGGGAATGCACAGATCACATTCCTGCATTACAGAAGTGACCGAGCCAGAGGCGGAAGGAAATGGCCCAGGATATGCCCGTTTAGACactgatgaagagagataGGAAGTGGCCTACGTTTAGGCGATGTGGGTATATTTGAGCCTGTGGGAGATGTTGAGGTGGGACTGTTGAGAGGAAAATTGTTTATGTGTATGGTATGGGAGAGAGGCCCTTGCCATTTGTGTGGTTCATTTTCTTGTGCTTTTCGGGATCTGGTTTGTTTCTCATAGATGTGTCCTTTATATGTCATTTGTCTCTTGTTCTGATATCTTGCATTCCATGATTGCAACTGTAACAGTAATATAGCAAACAATCGAGTATATATCAGTGGTCAGTGGTATGCAGATATACATGGTGTCAACCTCCTTTCAGTGCGGAGATCAGATAAAATATTGATGTAGCAATTTTAACATATACATTCAAGGCCCTTTTTTGCAATAAACGAACGATATTGGACTGCCAATCATCAGTATTTGAAACTACTCCAGCCGTGTTCAGTAAAAGGTCATCATAGATGATCTTGTCCACCTGCTTCGTCTGccacccttcctccttggcccttctttctgctgCTCTTCTCAATCAAAATGCGGCtcgaagaaaaaggcacCGCAGCTCTATGACTGGGTGACGTATGTATGACCCCGTGCAGAGCCGCACGGTACAGCCCTTTTTGTCCAAATCTGCCGCATTTCGCCAATGTTCACGATTTTAGACAGTCGGGGACTGGGTTCGCGGGGATCTAGTCAGGTGTCGACAGGACCTGAAGTCAGTCTAGAATAGAGCCGGCGCGGAGGAGACTGTGTCGGGAGCAATGAGGAtttcaagaagagaaaaaataatgaagaggaagcgtGAGTTACTGTTACTGCTTTAAACAGTGGTAAATAATAAAATGTCAATACGACGTGAGTCAGTATGGTTTATATCCTTTGCACATAAGAATAGTCAAATCAGAATCAGTCTTTAGTACGAAAGGACCAAGATCTGGTGCATCTCTGGTGTACCTTCTGTTGATATTAAAATTAGCATCGAAGGGTAGCTATATGCATAATGAATAAGAACTGAAAGCATCTAAGTTTGAAGTCAAGTGGAGAATATTGGTCAATGCACGAAAGTGTGAACCAGTAACTTAGAGTTAAAAGTCATTTTCTGATATCAGAAGATTTACTTTTGAATAAGTATAATAAATGATGATTATTATACCGAATAGTCCAGTCTAATCTCCGTGCCAGCAGTCGCGGTAATACGGAATCGGGCAACCCATCGGAGTTTTGAATAGGTGTACAGGGTACGTAGctaaaaaagaagagaagatgatgatctgATTTGCTGAGCTGTTCATGTGTATGACTGTCTCGCTGACTGTCAGTGTCGGAGCACAAAGTGTATTATAATAATCAATTATTAGCGGAAAAAGATAGAGTAACGCTCTATTGTTGTAGAGCGCGGCTTCGTCGTTCACGACGAGAGAGATGGCGGAGATGGCAGACTTGGCTTCCTTATCGTTGCTGTATCTACGGGAACTATTTCGGACACCCCCCCCTTATTTCTTTTGGGACATCCCCCTATTTCTTTTGGGACAAtcccccctccttctacttGGGTAAATCAAATACATTATCCAGCCGTATGACAGATGTATCTGGGGTGCCAACAAGTCTGTTAATATGGTCAAGGTATCTTTTGAGACTTGCGGCAGAGCCGAGACGCcaatgaggatgaatgtGATCCTTTTCAAGGTGTCTTTTTTCCCGGACGAAGCTGATTAGACGATGCGCGCAGGGCAATCCATGGGATGCTGTGAACGAGCCACTGCACGGGTGTGATTGTTCAAAGTCATCAACACCTTCAGCGTAATCGTCCATATATCTTTTGGCCAAACTTAACTGTTCAGCAAGAAGCTTCATTGCAACGCGGGATATAGAGCCTTTCAACTAAACATTTATATCAGCACGATTACAAAAGGGacagatggaaggaaggaacatACGCGAACAAAAGTATTGGGAATATATGCAGCACATCTCATTCGCTCGAGCTCAATTCTTTTCAAGATTTTCAACCACTGCTGATCAAATTATGTACTTAGAGGCCCAATGACAAGCAGAAGATCACCGTACTTGGTGTCAATTGATTT
This window of the Cryptococcus neoformans var. neoformans B-3501A chromosome 2, whole genome shotgun sequence genome carries:
- a CDS encoding hypothetical protein (Match to ESTs gb|CF193333.1|CF193333, gb|CF193332.1|CF193332; HMMPfam hit to tRNA-synt_1, tRNA synthetases class I (I, L, M and V), score: 935.8, E(): 1.4e-278) gives rise to the protein MLRHALRSVQRILTPSPIVYPRLQRTYAAMSAEETKVPSQESLPVEEINPAGPQPAIATEGAAEKSKKGAKKEAKRLEKLAKAATKTSAAQSQAPKKEKAEKKEKKAEVPAEAWVDTTPKGEKKDVSGNFPSGYDPIQVEAAHYDWWNAKGFFKPRYGADGKPLDKGTFCITFPPPNVTGNLHIGHALTVSLQDALIRWKRMQGQTVLYLPGYDHAGIATQAVVEQRLMKTEGHSRHHYGREKFLEKVWEWKDQYQGKITNQMTRLGGSFDWDKVAFTMDDNLSTAVREAFVQMHEKGLLYRANRLVNWCVYLNTSLSNLEVDQLHLTGRTLLNVKGYDAKERFEFGVITSFAYPIENSDERIIVATTRPETMLGDTAIAVHPDDPRYTHLHGKFAVHPFNGRRIPIVTDAITVDMEFGTGAVKITPAHDPNDFECGMRNNLEFISLMNDDGTYNENAGPYKGMKRFHVRNAIVKDLKEKGLYVEQKDNEMQIPICSRSGDVVEQIIKPQWWISCKPLAEDALKRTRAGELEIKPKTSAGDWVRWMENMQDWCISRQLWWGHRCPAWLLKFEGESPDTSDDKNWIVARTEEEAQEKAKARANGKNFILEQDDDVLDTWFSSGLWPFSTMGWPNKTPDMEHFYPNSILETGWDILFFWVARMVFFGNTLTNVMPFKEVYCHPMVRDAYGRKMSKSLGNVIDPLDVITGQKLEKLHNDLRMGNLPEKEILKAEEGQKKLYPKGIPQCGTDALRFTLCNYTSGGRDINMDIGRVEGYRKFCNKLWNATKFCLFRMDLVDLQGVRQTSAFVPNASHLPTGKEGLVEKWLFHKLNLASAAISDALENRDFSEASTVAYQYFLNDLCDVYIEATKPIFEANSDPAAKLSAQNTLYTCLEAGLKLLHPFMPYVTEDLWQRLPRREGDSCETIMLAPFPEKIPEQEFPAEVASFDLVVDCIKSARSVIGLYNLPTNGKTPEDKITVIIQARNAEQLELLKSVETVIVGLTKGCGKVEWIQEDSEIPRGCGTEVVTTDISVHIPVQGKVDAASEIDKLEKKSIVVEGQKAKLQKVIQQPNYEKTVKEDVRQQNDEKMEKIEVEIEALRMAIERFKGLL